The DNA sequence GAGGTGAGACCGTCACCTCCGTACCGTTCCACGTCGTACGGCAGCTGCTGCAGCCCGCACTCGACCAGTTCCCGCCCGACGAGACCCGCGCCCTGTTCGGCGACTGGTACGAGACGACCGCCCCTGCCCTGGGTCTCGCCGAGCCGAGCGGCCTGCAGCCCGACCCGCAGGGTGTGCGCGACGGCTTGGACTACGTCGTCGGCCGACTCGCGTCCCGGCTCAGCCACCGGCCGTTACTGCTGATGGTGGACGACGCGCACTGGGCGGACGGCGAATCCCTCGCCTGGCTGGCCTCGTTCACCGCTCGGCTCGGTGAACTGCCGGTCCTGGTGGTGCAGGCCCACCGCCCGCAGGAGCTGGCCGAGCGCGACGCCAACTACATCGCCGACCGCGAGGCCGAGCGCGGCCTCGGCAGCCAGGGCACGGTGGTCCGGGTCGCCCTGCGGGCCCTGACCCCGGACGCCACCGCCGTACTGGTCCGCGCGGGCCTCGGCGATCACGCCGACGACCCGTTCTGCCGCGAGGTGTGGGCCGTCACCGGAGGCAATCCGTACGAGGCGGTCGAGCTGGTCGCCAAGGTCCAGGACCGTGAACTGCCGCCGGTGGAGGAATCCGCGGGCGAACTGCGCGAGCTCGGCGCGTCCGCCAGGGGCAGCGGCCTCGTCGCCCGGCTGGAGCGGCTCGGCACGAACGCCAACCGGTTCGCCTGGGCCGCCGCGGTGCTCGGCACCGACATCTCGCAGGAACTGGCCGCCACGCTCGCCGGAATGAGCTCGGCGGAGGCCGCCGACTGCACGGCCCGGCTGCGCGACGCCCGTATCGTCAGCGGCTTCGACCCGCTGGAGTTCGTCCACCCGCTGATCGCGACAGCGGTCTACCGCTCGATCCCGCCGGCCACCCGCACCGCCATGCACGGACGCGCCGCCTGGGCGATCACCCGGGCCGGCCTCGGTGCCGCCGCGGCCTCCCGGCACCTGCTGGAAGTCCACCCGGACGACGACCAGGAACTGGTCGCGCAACTGCGGGAAGCCGCCGGCCAGCACCTCGCCGTCGGTGCGCCCGAAGCGGCCCGGCGCTGCCTGGAGCGGGCGCTGGAGGAGCCGCCGCGCCCCAAGGACCGGGCCGTCCTGCTGTACGAGCTGGGCTGCGCGACGCTGCTGAGCTCCCCGCCCACCACGGTCCAGCACCTGCGCGCCGCCCTGGACATGCCGGGCCTCGACGACGGCCTGCGGGTCGACGCCACCTTCCGGCTCGCGGCCGCGCTCGCCCACAACAACCAGCTCAAGGACGCGGCGCTCTCGCTGGCCGCCGAAGCCGCGCGCACCGCACCCGGCCCCGGGCTGATGCGCCTGCAGGCCGCGCACTTCATGTGGGAGGGCATGCAGGCCACCGAGGACGACGGACCGGCCCGCTCCCGGCGGCTCACCCGCAACGCCGACCACCTCAAGGGCCGCGACAACGCGGAGCGGGCGCTGCTCACCCTGCGGGCCTTCGACGCCATGGTGCGCGGTGAGAACGCCCAGCTCATCGTGGACCTGTGCGAACGCGCCCTGATCGACGGCAGCCCCGCCCGGGGCCTCGGCTGGACCGACTCCGAATGGGGCTTCGAACTCCCCACCATGGTCGGCATCACCTACACCTTCGTCGACCAGCTGGACCGCGCCGAGAGCCTCTTCGGCGAAGCCGTCCGGGCCTTCGAGATCTCCGGCTGGAGCGGGGCCCACCTGGCGTTCGCCCACACCCTGCTCGGCATGGTCCACCGCCGTCGCGGGCGCCTCGCCGAGGCCGAGGGCTTCCTGCGCGAAGGGCTCCGCCTCGCCGACCGCGTCGGTTCCGGGCTCCCTGTGCACTGGGACGCGGCCTGCCTGCTCATCGACACCCTGCTGGCCCGCGGACGCACGGAGGAGGCCCGCCGCATCGCCGACCGCTACCACTTCGGCCCGCCCTACCCCAGCGCCATGGTGCTGCCCGACGGACCGTGCATGCGGGGCCGCCTGCTGCTGGCGGAGGGCCGTAAGGAGGAAGCGATCGCCGAGCTCGAAGCGGCGGGCGCCGCTCTGGAGTCGCGCGAACGGTTCAACGGCATCTGGGCTCCCTGGGCCGGCGATCTGGCACGGGCCCTGGCCGAGGACGACCCGGCCCGCGCGGCCCACCTCGCCGCCCGGAACCGGGTGCACGCCGAAAGGTTCGGCACGCCCACCGCCATGGGCGAGGCGCTTCGCTGCGTCGCCCTCTTCGCGCCCCCGGAGCGGGCCGCGCAGCTGCTCGCCGAGGCGGTGGGGCACCTGGAGAAGTCCTCCTCCGCCTACGAGCACGCACTCGCCCGAGTCGACTACGGCATCGCGATCGGTTCCCACCGGGAGCTCGCCCGGGCCCAGAAGCAGGCGATGGCCTGCGGCGCCGAGGGACTGGCCGCTCGCGCCCAACGGGCACGCGCGTCGATACGGTCCTCGGAGTGAGGTAATGTTTGTCCTGCGCGGTCACCCGGGGCAACCGGGGAGAACGCGGCGGGACGTGGCGCAGCTTGGTAGCGCACTTGACTGGGGGTCAAGGGGTCGCAGGTTCAAATCCTGTCGTCCCGACTGGAGACAGTCGTAGATCAGGGCCGGTTTCGGAGCAATCCGAAACCGGCCCTGATCATTTTGGGGACCGGTCGGGGTTCTCCGGGGTCCAGCGTCATGTCAGTGTGGATGCTCGTGGCCGAGCCCGGTGAGCACGTCCTCCCAGCGTGCGGCGTCGCGCGGGACAGCGGGGGACCGTAGCCCCCCTTCGCCCCTGCCCTTCAACCGGGCCGCGACGCGAGCGGCAGCGGCTCCGTCATCGTGCGGAGAGGTCCTCGGGGAGCAGCAGCCGCAGATCGTCCCTGCTCGG is a window from the Streptomyces sp. MMBL 11-1 genome containing:
- a CDS encoding ATP-binding protein; translated protein: MKPSQPLYEREPELAAAAEAVDALCGAQAVGGLLVFSGEAGIGKTALLAEIRGMAADRCTVWSARGGETVTSVPFHVVRQLLQPALDQFPPDETRALFGDWYETTAPALGLAEPSGLQPDPQGVRDGLDYVVGRLASRLSHRPLLLMVDDAHWADGESLAWLASFTARLGELPVLVVQAHRPQELAERDANYIADREAERGLGSQGTVVRVALRALTPDATAVLVRAGLGDHADDPFCREVWAVTGGNPYEAVELVAKVQDRELPPVEESAGELRELGASARGSGLVARLERLGTNANRFAWAAAVLGTDISQELAATLAGMSSAEAADCTARLRDARIVSGFDPLEFVHPLIATAVYRSIPPATRTAMHGRAAWAITRAGLGAAAASRHLLEVHPDDDQELVAQLREAAGQHLAVGAPEAARRCLERALEEPPRPKDRAVLLYELGCATLLSSPPTTVQHLRAALDMPGLDDGLRVDATFRLAAALAHNNQLKDAALSLAAEAARTAPGPGLMRLQAAHFMWEGMQATEDDGPARSRRLTRNADHLKGRDNAERALLTLRAFDAMVRGENAQLIVDLCERALIDGSPARGLGWTDSEWGFELPTMVGITYTFVDQLDRAESLFGEAVRAFEISGWSGAHLAFAHTLLGMVHRRRGRLAEAEGFLREGLRLADRVGSGLPVHWDAACLLIDTLLARGRTEEARRIADRYHFGPPYPSAMVLPDGPCMRGRLLLAEGRKEEAIAELEAAGAALESRERFNGIWAPWAGDLARALAEDDPARAAHLAARNRVHAERFGTPTAMGEALRCVALFAPPERAAQLLAEAVGHLEKSSSAYEHALARVDYGIAIGSHRELARAQKQAMACGAEGLAARAQRARASIRSSE